A genomic segment from Aquila chrysaetos chrysaetos chromosome 11, bAquChr1.4, whole genome shotgun sequence encodes:
- the EVI5L gene encoding EVI5-like protein isoform X3 yields the protein MASPAVSPDSSSHEALSSVNSAPACSPTSDSENLSPDELELLAKLEEQNRLLEADSKSMRSMNGSRRNSGSSLVSSSSASSNLSHLEEDTWILWGRIVNEWDEWRKKKEKLLKELIRKGIPHHFRAIVWQLLCSATDMPVKNQYSELLKMSSPCEKLIRRDIARTYPEHEFFKGQDSLGQEVLFNVMKAYSLVDREVGYCQGSAFIVGLLLMQMPEEEAFCVFVRLMQEYRLRELFKPSMAELGLCIYQFEYMLQEQLPELNIHFRSQSFLTSMYASSWFLTLFLTTFPLPVATRVFDIFMYEGLEIVFRVGMALLQFNQAELVQLDMEGMSQYFQKVIPHQFDSCPDKLILRAFQVKYNPKKMKRLEKEYAAIKNKEMEEQIEIKRLRTENRLLKQRIETLEKESAALADRLIQGQVTRAQEAEENYIIKRELAVVKQRCTSATENLQRAQTTIRQLQDQQGNPRFSEEFVTHLETELEQSRLRESETLSALKEMQDKVLDMEKRNSLLPDEDNVVRLQEELQALALREAEAVKSLTELQQQVKDLSDSWQAGRAGGRWKESPRRSNANALQEAVVAARLREAQAQAELRALRQRVLQLETQGQIQRTVLGRAEQTCAGLREQLRLAAAQSKGLQAQLSESHRKHAEAQCKSKEEVMAVRLREADSMAALAEMRQRVAELEIQIRLLRGPLAFGAVGLGTRLGDEDSLGSSDEELPPFALTHGDIGDLGDLGDMGDSSDSETEGAPTAP from the exons ATGGCGTCGCCGGCCGTCAGCCCCGACTCGTCCTCCCACGAAGCCCTCTCCTCCGTCAACTCAGCACCGGCGTGTTCTCCCACCTCCGACTCGGAAAACCTCAGCCCCGACGAACTGGAGCTGCTGGCGAAGCTGGAGGAGCAAAATCG GCTACTGGAGGCCGACTCCAAGTCGATGCGCTCCATGAACGGCTCACGAAGGAACAGCGGCTCCTCCTTGGTCTCCAGCTCCTCGGCCTCCTCCAACCTCAGCCACCTCGAGGAGGACACCTGGATCCTCTGGGGCCGCATCGTCAACGAGTGGGACGAGTGGcggaagaagaaggagaagctgctgaag GAGCTCATCCGCAAAGGGATCCCCCACCACTTCCGTGCCATCGtctggcagctgctctgcagtgccACCGACATGCCTGTCAAAAACCAATACTCGGAGCTGCTCAAGATGTCCTCTCCCTGTGAGAAGCTCATCCGACGGGATATCGCCCGTACCTACCCGGAGCACGAGTTCTTCAAGGGACAGGACAGTCTGGGCCAGGAGGTGCTCTTCAATGTCATGAAG gCCTATTCACTGGTGGATCGGGAGGTCGGATACTGCCAGGGTAGCGCCTTCATCGTGGGACTGCTGCTAATGCAG ATGCCCGAGGAGGAGGCCTTTTGCGTGTTCGTGAGGCTGATGCAGGAATACCGCTTACGGGAGCTCTTCAAACCCAGTATGGCTGAGCTGGGGCTCTGCATCTACCAGTTTGAGTACATGTTGCAG GAGCAGCTGCCGGAGCTGAACATCCACTTCCGCTCACAGAGCTTCCTCACCTCCATGTACGCCTCGTCCTGGTTCCTCACCCTCTTCCTCACCACCTTCCCTCTTCCCGTGGCCACACGTGTCTTCGACATCTTCATGTACGAG GGGCTGGAGATCGTCTTCCGCGTGGGGATGGCACTGCTGCAGTTCAACCAGGCCGAGCTCGTCCAGCTCGACATGGAGGGCATGTCCCAG TACTTCCAGAAGGTGATCCCACACCAGTTCGACAGTTGCCCCGACAAGCTCATCCTCAGGGCCTTCCAGGTCAAGTACAACCCCAAGAAGATGAAGAG gctggagaaggagTACGCTGCCATCAAGAACAAAGAGATGGAGGAGCAGATTGAGATCAAG CGCCTGCGCACCGAGAACCGCCTGCTGAAACAGCGCATTGAAACCCTGGAGAAG GAGAGCGCGGCTCTCGCCGACAGGCTCATCCAG ggccaGGTGACGCGGGcacaggaggcagaggagaacTACATCATCAAGCGGGAACTGGCGGTGGTGAAGCAACGCTGCACCTCGGCCACCGAGAACCTGCAGCGTGCCCAGACCACCATCCGGCAGCTGCAGGACCAGCAG GGGAACCCACGCTTCAGCGAGGAGTTTGTCACCCACCTGGAGACGGAGCTGGAGCAGTCGCGGCTGCGGGAGAGCGAGACCCTCAGCGCCCTCAAGGAGATGCAGGATAAAGTCCTCGACATGGAGAAG AGGAACAGCCTGCTGCCGGACGAGGACAACGTGGTGcggctgcaggaggagctgcaggcGCTGGCGCTGCGCGAGGCCGAGGCCGTCAAGTCGCTGacggagctgcagcagcaggtgaaGGACCTCAGTGACAGCTGGCAG gcgggccgggcgggcgggcgctggAAGGAGTCCCCGCGGCGGAGCAACGCCAACGCGCTGCAAGAGGCCGTGGTGGCGGCGCGGCTGCGGgaggcccaggcccaggccgAGCTGCGGGCGCTGCGCCAGCGGGTGCTGCAGCTCGAGACGCAG GGACAGATCCAGCGCACGGTGCTGGGCCGGGCAGAGCAGACCTgcgcggggctgcgggagcAGCTGCGGCTGGCGGCGGCGCAGAGCAAGGGGCTGCAGGCGCAGCTCAGCGAGAGCCACCGCAAACACGCCGAGGCCCAGTGCAAG AGCAAGGAGGAGGTGATGGCAGTGCGGCTGCGCGAGGCCGACAGCATGGCAGCCCTGGCCGAGATGCGACAGCGCGTCGCCGAGCTGGAGATCCAG ATCCGGCTGCTGCGGGGGCCGCTGGCCTTCGGggcggtggggctggggacacgCCTGGGGGACGAGGACTCGCTGGGTTCCTCCGACGAGGAGCTGCCACCCTTCGCCCTGACCCACGGGGACATCGGGGACCTCGGGGACCtcggggacatgggggacagCAGCGACAGCGAGACCGAGGGGGCACCTACGGCACCGTGA
- the EVI5L gene encoding EVI5-like protein isoform X2, which produces MASPAVSPDSSSHEALSSVNSAPACSPTSDSENLSPDELELLAKLEEQNRLLEADSKSMRSMNGSRRNSGSSLVSSSSASSNLSHLEEDTWILWGRIVNEWDEWRKKKEKLLKELIRKGIPHHFRAIVWQLLCSATDMPVKNQYSELLKMSSPCEKLIRRDIARTYPEHEFFKGQDSLGQEVLFNVMKAYSLVDREVGYCQGSAFIVGLLLMQMPEEEAFCVFVRLMQEYRLRELFKPSMAELGLCIYQFEYMLQEQLPELNIHFRSQSFLTSMYASSWFLTLFLTTFPLPVATRVFDIFMYEGLEIVFRVGMALLQFNQAELVQLDMEGMSQYFQKVIPHQFDSCPDKLILRAFQVKYNPKKMKRLEKEYAAIKNKEMEEQIEIKRLRTENRLLKQRIETLEKGQVTRAQEAEENYIIKRELAVVKQRCTSATENLQRAQTTIRQLQDQQGNPRFSEEFVTHLETELEQSRLRESETLSALKEMQDKVLDMEKRNSLLPDEDNVVRLQEELQALALREAEAVKSLTELQQQVKDLSDSWQAGRAGGRWKESPRRSNANALQEAVVAARLREAQAQAELRALRQRVLQLETQGQIQRTVLGRAEQTCAGLREQLRLAAAQSKGLQAQLSESHRKHAEAQCKSKEEVMAVRLREADSMAALAEMRQRVAELEIQREEGMIQGQLNHSDAAQYIRQLKDHIDELKAEIRLLRGPLAFGAVGLGTRLGDEDSLGSSDEELPPFALTHGDIGDLGDLGDMGDSSDSETEGAPTAP; this is translated from the exons ATGGCGTCGCCGGCCGTCAGCCCCGACTCGTCCTCCCACGAAGCCCTCTCCTCCGTCAACTCAGCACCGGCGTGTTCTCCCACCTCCGACTCGGAAAACCTCAGCCCCGACGAACTGGAGCTGCTGGCGAAGCTGGAGGAGCAAAATCG GCTACTGGAGGCCGACTCCAAGTCGATGCGCTCCATGAACGGCTCACGAAGGAACAGCGGCTCCTCCTTGGTCTCCAGCTCCTCGGCCTCCTCCAACCTCAGCCACCTCGAGGAGGACACCTGGATCCTCTGGGGCCGCATCGTCAACGAGTGGGACGAGTGGcggaagaagaaggagaagctgctgaag GAGCTCATCCGCAAAGGGATCCCCCACCACTTCCGTGCCATCGtctggcagctgctctgcagtgccACCGACATGCCTGTCAAAAACCAATACTCGGAGCTGCTCAAGATGTCCTCTCCCTGTGAGAAGCTCATCCGACGGGATATCGCCCGTACCTACCCGGAGCACGAGTTCTTCAAGGGACAGGACAGTCTGGGCCAGGAGGTGCTCTTCAATGTCATGAAG gCCTATTCACTGGTGGATCGGGAGGTCGGATACTGCCAGGGTAGCGCCTTCATCGTGGGACTGCTGCTAATGCAG ATGCCCGAGGAGGAGGCCTTTTGCGTGTTCGTGAGGCTGATGCAGGAATACCGCTTACGGGAGCTCTTCAAACCCAGTATGGCTGAGCTGGGGCTCTGCATCTACCAGTTTGAGTACATGTTGCAG GAGCAGCTGCCGGAGCTGAACATCCACTTCCGCTCACAGAGCTTCCTCACCTCCATGTACGCCTCGTCCTGGTTCCTCACCCTCTTCCTCACCACCTTCCCTCTTCCCGTGGCCACACGTGTCTTCGACATCTTCATGTACGAG GGGCTGGAGATCGTCTTCCGCGTGGGGATGGCACTGCTGCAGTTCAACCAGGCCGAGCTCGTCCAGCTCGACATGGAGGGCATGTCCCAG TACTTCCAGAAGGTGATCCCACACCAGTTCGACAGTTGCCCCGACAAGCTCATCCTCAGGGCCTTCCAGGTCAAGTACAACCCCAAGAAGATGAAGAG gctggagaaggagTACGCTGCCATCAAGAACAAAGAGATGGAGGAGCAGATTGAGATCAAG CGCCTGCGCACCGAGAACCGCCTGCTGAAACAGCGCATTGAAACCCTGGAGAAG ggccaGGTGACGCGGGcacaggaggcagaggagaacTACATCATCAAGCGGGAACTGGCGGTGGTGAAGCAACGCTGCACCTCGGCCACCGAGAACCTGCAGCGTGCCCAGACCACCATCCGGCAGCTGCAGGACCAGCAG GGGAACCCACGCTTCAGCGAGGAGTTTGTCACCCACCTGGAGACGGAGCTGGAGCAGTCGCGGCTGCGGGAGAGCGAGACCCTCAGCGCCCTCAAGGAGATGCAGGATAAAGTCCTCGACATGGAGAAG AGGAACAGCCTGCTGCCGGACGAGGACAACGTGGTGcggctgcaggaggagctgcaggcGCTGGCGCTGCGCGAGGCCGAGGCCGTCAAGTCGCTGacggagctgcagcagcaggtgaaGGACCTCAGTGACAGCTGGCAG gcgggccgggcgggcgggcgctggAAGGAGTCCCCGCGGCGGAGCAACGCCAACGCGCTGCAAGAGGCCGTGGTGGCGGCGCGGCTGCGGgaggcccaggcccaggccgAGCTGCGGGCGCTGCGCCAGCGGGTGCTGCAGCTCGAGACGCAG GGACAGATCCAGCGCACGGTGCTGGGCCGGGCAGAGCAGACCTgcgcggggctgcgggagcAGCTGCGGCTGGCGGCGGCGCAGAGCAAGGGGCTGCAGGCGCAGCTCAGCGAGAGCCACCGCAAACACGCCGAGGCCCAGTGCAAG AGCAAGGAGGAGGTGATGGCAGTGCGGCTGCGCGAGGCCGACAGCATGGCAGCCCTGGCCGAGATGCGACAGCGCGTCGCCGAGCTGGAGATCCAG AGGGAGGAGGGCATGATCCAGGGGCAGCTCAACCACTCGGACGCCGCCCAGTACATCCGCCAGCTCAAGGACCACATCGACGAGCTCAAGGCCGAG ATCCGGCTGCTGCGGGGGCCGCTGGCCTTCGGggcggtggggctggggacacgCCTGGGGGACGAGGACTCGCTGGGTTCCTCCGACGAGGAGCTGCCACCCTTCGCCCTGACCCACGGGGACATCGGGGACCTCGGGGACCtcggggacatgggggacagCAGCGACAGCGAGACCGAGGGGGCACCTACGGCACCGTGA
- the EVI5L gene encoding EVI5-like protein isoform X1: protein MASPAVSPDSSSHEALSSVNSAPACSPTSDSENLSPDELELLAKLEEQNRLLEADSKSMRSMNGSRRNSGSSLVSSSSASSNLSHLEEDTWILWGRIVNEWDEWRKKKEKLLKELIRKGIPHHFRAIVWQLLCSATDMPVKNQYSELLKMSSPCEKLIRRDIARTYPEHEFFKGQDSLGQEVLFNVMKAYSLVDREVGYCQGSAFIVGLLLMQMPEEEAFCVFVRLMQEYRLRELFKPSMAELGLCIYQFEYMLQEQLPELNIHFRSQSFLTSMYASSWFLTLFLTTFPLPVATRVFDIFMYEGLEIVFRVGMALLQFNQAELVQLDMEGMSQYFQKVIPHQFDSCPDKLILRAFQVKYNPKKMKRLEKEYAAIKNKEMEEQIEIKRLRTENRLLKQRIETLEKESAALADRLIQGQVTRAQEAEENYIIKRELAVVKQRCTSATENLQRAQTTIRQLQDQQGNPRFSEEFVTHLETELEQSRLRESETLSALKEMQDKVLDMEKRNSLLPDEDNVVRLQEELQALALREAEAVKSLTELQQQVKDLSDSWQAGRAGGRWKESPRRSNANALQEAVVAARLREAQAQAELRALRQRVLQLETQGQIQRTVLGRAEQTCAGLREQLRLAAAQSKGLQAQLSESHRKHAEAQCKSKEEVMAVRLREADSMAALAEMRQRVAELEIQREEGMIQGQLNHSDAAQYIRQLKDHIDELKAEIRLLRGPLAFGAVGLGTRLGDEDSLGSSDEELPPFALTHGDIGDLGDLGDMGDSSDSETEGAPTAP, encoded by the exons ATGGCGTCGCCGGCCGTCAGCCCCGACTCGTCCTCCCACGAAGCCCTCTCCTCCGTCAACTCAGCACCGGCGTGTTCTCCCACCTCCGACTCGGAAAACCTCAGCCCCGACGAACTGGAGCTGCTGGCGAAGCTGGAGGAGCAAAATCG GCTACTGGAGGCCGACTCCAAGTCGATGCGCTCCATGAACGGCTCACGAAGGAACAGCGGCTCCTCCTTGGTCTCCAGCTCCTCGGCCTCCTCCAACCTCAGCCACCTCGAGGAGGACACCTGGATCCTCTGGGGCCGCATCGTCAACGAGTGGGACGAGTGGcggaagaagaaggagaagctgctgaag GAGCTCATCCGCAAAGGGATCCCCCACCACTTCCGTGCCATCGtctggcagctgctctgcagtgccACCGACATGCCTGTCAAAAACCAATACTCGGAGCTGCTCAAGATGTCCTCTCCCTGTGAGAAGCTCATCCGACGGGATATCGCCCGTACCTACCCGGAGCACGAGTTCTTCAAGGGACAGGACAGTCTGGGCCAGGAGGTGCTCTTCAATGTCATGAAG gCCTATTCACTGGTGGATCGGGAGGTCGGATACTGCCAGGGTAGCGCCTTCATCGTGGGACTGCTGCTAATGCAG ATGCCCGAGGAGGAGGCCTTTTGCGTGTTCGTGAGGCTGATGCAGGAATACCGCTTACGGGAGCTCTTCAAACCCAGTATGGCTGAGCTGGGGCTCTGCATCTACCAGTTTGAGTACATGTTGCAG GAGCAGCTGCCGGAGCTGAACATCCACTTCCGCTCACAGAGCTTCCTCACCTCCATGTACGCCTCGTCCTGGTTCCTCACCCTCTTCCTCACCACCTTCCCTCTTCCCGTGGCCACACGTGTCTTCGACATCTTCATGTACGAG GGGCTGGAGATCGTCTTCCGCGTGGGGATGGCACTGCTGCAGTTCAACCAGGCCGAGCTCGTCCAGCTCGACATGGAGGGCATGTCCCAG TACTTCCAGAAGGTGATCCCACACCAGTTCGACAGTTGCCCCGACAAGCTCATCCTCAGGGCCTTCCAGGTCAAGTACAACCCCAAGAAGATGAAGAG gctggagaaggagTACGCTGCCATCAAGAACAAAGAGATGGAGGAGCAGATTGAGATCAAG CGCCTGCGCACCGAGAACCGCCTGCTGAAACAGCGCATTGAAACCCTGGAGAAG GAGAGCGCGGCTCTCGCCGACAGGCTCATCCAG ggccaGGTGACGCGGGcacaggaggcagaggagaacTACATCATCAAGCGGGAACTGGCGGTGGTGAAGCAACGCTGCACCTCGGCCACCGAGAACCTGCAGCGTGCCCAGACCACCATCCGGCAGCTGCAGGACCAGCAG GGGAACCCACGCTTCAGCGAGGAGTTTGTCACCCACCTGGAGACGGAGCTGGAGCAGTCGCGGCTGCGGGAGAGCGAGACCCTCAGCGCCCTCAAGGAGATGCAGGATAAAGTCCTCGACATGGAGAAG AGGAACAGCCTGCTGCCGGACGAGGACAACGTGGTGcggctgcaggaggagctgcaggcGCTGGCGCTGCGCGAGGCCGAGGCCGTCAAGTCGCTGacggagctgcagcagcaggtgaaGGACCTCAGTGACAGCTGGCAG gcgggccgggcgggcgggcgctggAAGGAGTCCCCGCGGCGGAGCAACGCCAACGCGCTGCAAGAGGCCGTGGTGGCGGCGCGGCTGCGGgaggcccaggcccaggccgAGCTGCGGGCGCTGCGCCAGCGGGTGCTGCAGCTCGAGACGCAG GGACAGATCCAGCGCACGGTGCTGGGCCGGGCAGAGCAGACCTgcgcggggctgcgggagcAGCTGCGGCTGGCGGCGGCGCAGAGCAAGGGGCTGCAGGCGCAGCTCAGCGAGAGCCACCGCAAACACGCCGAGGCCCAGTGCAAG AGCAAGGAGGAGGTGATGGCAGTGCGGCTGCGCGAGGCCGACAGCATGGCAGCCCTGGCCGAGATGCGACAGCGCGTCGCCGAGCTGGAGATCCAG AGGGAGGAGGGCATGATCCAGGGGCAGCTCAACCACTCGGACGCCGCCCAGTACATCCGCCAGCTCAAGGACCACATCGACGAGCTCAAGGCCGAG ATCCGGCTGCTGCGGGGGCCGCTGGCCTTCGGggcggtggggctggggacacgCCTGGGGGACGAGGACTCGCTGGGTTCCTCCGACGAGGAGCTGCCACCCTTCGCCCTGACCCACGGGGACATCGGGGACCTCGGGGACCtcggggacatgggggacagCAGCGACAGCGAGACCGAGGGGGCACCTACGGCACCGTGA
- the EVI5L gene encoding EVI5-like protein isoform X4 translates to MASPAVSPDSSSHEALSSVNSAPACSPTSDSENLSPDELELLAKLEEQNRLLEADSKSMRSMNGSRRNSGSSLVSSSSASSNLSHLEEDTWILWGRIVNEWDEWRKKKEKLLKELIRKGIPHHFRAIVWQLLCSATDMPVKNQYSELLKMSSPCEKLIRRDIARTYPEHEFFKGQDSLGQEVLFNVMKAYSLVDREVGYCQGSAFIVGLLLMQMPEEEAFCVFVRLMQEYRLRELFKPSMAELGLCIYQFEYMLQEQLPELNIHFRSQSFLTSMYASSWFLTLFLTTFPLPVATRVFDIFMYEGLEIVFRVGMALLQFNQAELVQLDMEGMSQYFQKVIPHQFDSCPDKLILRAFQVKYNPKKMKRLEKEYAAIKNKEMEEQIEIKRLRTENRLLKQRIETLEKESAALADRLIQGQVTRAQEAEENYIIKRELAVVKQRCTSATENLQRAQTTIRQLQDQQGNPRFSEEFVTHLETELEQSRLRESETLSALKEMQDKVLDMEKRNSLLPDEDNVVRLQEELQALALREAEAVKSLTELQQQVKDLSDSWQGQIQRTVLGRAEQTCAGLREQLRLAAAQSKGLQAQLSESHRKHAEAQCKSKEEVMAVRLREADSMAALAEMRQRVAELEIQREEGMIQGQLNHSDAAQYIRQLKDHIDELKAEIRLLRGPLAFGAVGLGTRLGDEDSLGSSDEELPPFALTHGDIGDLGDLGDMGDSSDSETEGAPTAP, encoded by the exons ATGGCGTCGCCGGCCGTCAGCCCCGACTCGTCCTCCCACGAAGCCCTCTCCTCCGTCAACTCAGCACCGGCGTGTTCTCCCACCTCCGACTCGGAAAACCTCAGCCCCGACGAACTGGAGCTGCTGGCGAAGCTGGAGGAGCAAAATCG GCTACTGGAGGCCGACTCCAAGTCGATGCGCTCCATGAACGGCTCACGAAGGAACAGCGGCTCCTCCTTGGTCTCCAGCTCCTCGGCCTCCTCCAACCTCAGCCACCTCGAGGAGGACACCTGGATCCTCTGGGGCCGCATCGTCAACGAGTGGGACGAGTGGcggaagaagaaggagaagctgctgaag GAGCTCATCCGCAAAGGGATCCCCCACCACTTCCGTGCCATCGtctggcagctgctctgcagtgccACCGACATGCCTGTCAAAAACCAATACTCGGAGCTGCTCAAGATGTCCTCTCCCTGTGAGAAGCTCATCCGACGGGATATCGCCCGTACCTACCCGGAGCACGAGTTCTTCAAGGGACAGGACAGTCTGGGCCAGGAGGTGCTCTTCAATGTCATGAAG gCCTATTCACTGGTGGATCGGGAGGTCGGATACTGCCAGGGTAGCGCCTTCATCGTGGGACTGCTGCTAATGCAG ATGCCCGAGGAGGAGGCCTTTTGCGTGTTCGTGAGGCTGATGCAGGAATACCGCTTACGGGAGCTCTTCAAACCCAGTATGGCTGAGCTGGGGCTCTGCATCTACCAGTTTGAGTACATGTTGCAG GAGCAGCTGCCGGAGCTGAACATCCACTTCCGCTCACAGAGCTTCCTCACCTCCATGTACGCCTCGTCCTGGTTCCTCACCCTCTTCCTCACCACCTTCCCTCTTCCCGTGGCCACACGTGTCTTCGACATCTTCATGTACGAG GGGCTGGAGATCGTCTTCCGCGTGGGGATGGCACTGCTGCAGTTCAACCAGGCCGAGCTCGTCCAGCTCGACATGGAGGGCATGTCCCAG TACTTCCAGAAGGTGATCCCACACCAGTTCGACAGTTGCCCCGACAAGCTCATCCTCAGGGCCTTCCAGGTCAAGTACAACCCCAAGAAGATGAAGAG gctggagaaggagTACGCTGCCATCAAGAACAAAGAGATGGAGGAGCAGATTGAGATCAAG CGCCTGCGCACCGAGAACCGCCTGCTGAAACAGCGCATTGAAACCCTGGAGAAG GAGAGCGCGGCTCTCGCCGACAGGCTCATCCAG ggccaGGTGACGCGGGcacaggaggcagaggagaacTACATCATCAAGCGGGAACTGGCGGTGGTGAAGCAACGCTGCACCTCGGCCACCGAGAACCTGCAGCGTGCCCAGACCACCATCCGGCAGCTGCAGGACCAGCAG GGGAACCCACGCTTCAGCGAGGAGTTTGTCACCCACCTGGAGACGGAGCTGGAGCAGTCGCGGCTGCGGGAGAGCGAGACCCTCAGCGCCCTCAAGGAGATGCAGGATAAAGTCCTCGACATGGAGAAG AGGAACAGCCTGCTGCCGGACGAGGACAACGTGGTGcggctgcaggaggagctgcaggcGCTGGCGCTGCGCGAGGCCGAGGCCGTCAAGTCGCTGacggagctgcagcagcaggtgaaGGACCTCAGTGACAGCTGGCAG GGACAGATCCAGCGCACGGTGCTGGGCCGGGCAGAGCAGACCTgcgcggggctgcgggagcAGCTGCGGCTGGCGGCGGCGCAGAGCAAGGGGCTGCAGGCGCAGCTCAGCGAGAGCCACCGCAAACACGCCGAGGCCCAGTGCAAG AGCAAGGAGGAGGTGATGGCAGTGCGGCTGCGCGAGGCCGACAGCATGGCAGCCCTGGCCGAGATGCGACAGCGCGTCGCCGAGCTGGAGATCCAG AGGGAGGAGGGCATGATCCAGGGGCAGCTCAACCACTCGGACGCCGCCCAGTACATCCGCCAGCTCAAGGACCACATCGACGAGCTCAAGGCCGAG ATCCGGCTGCTGCGGGGGCCGCTGGCCTTCGGggcggtggggctggggacacgCCTGGGGGACGAGGACTCGCTGGGTTCCTCCGACGAGGAGCTGCCACCCTTCGCCCTGACCCACGGGGACATCGGGGACCTCGGGGACCtcggggacatgggggacagCAGCGACAGCGAGACCGAGGGGGCACCTACGGCACCGTGA